In Acipenser ruthenus chromosome 16, fAciRut3.2 maternal haplotype, whole genome shotgun sequence, the following proteins share a genomic window:
- the LOC131697866 gene encoding putative protein-lysine deacylase ABHD14B yields the protein MERCAFKVNSTVPFVLPISLFYRQFQPAEGAASLAVLLLLHGIRFSSETWLKLNTLERLAEAGYRAVAIDLPGKITYMGILQDTQLGEVSLNNLKNLSNHKVVVLQGAGHPCYLDKPGEWHSAVLQFLQSL from the exons ATGGAGCGCTGCGCGTTTAAAGTGAATTCCACTGTCCCCTTTGTTCTTCCCATT TCTCTGTTTTACCGGCAGTTCCAGCCCGCTGAGGGGGCAGCAAGCCTagcggtgctgctgctgctgcacggGATCCGGTTCTCATCAGAGACGTGGCTCAAGCTGAACACTCTGGAGCGTCTGGCTGAGGCCGGCTACCGCGCCGTCGCTATTGATCTGCCAGGCAAGATAACCTA CATGGGCATTCTACAA GATACCCAGCTGGGGGAGGTCTCTCTCAACAACCTGAAGAATCTGTCCAATCACAAGGTGGTTGTGCTGCAGGGGGCGGGGCACCCTTGTTACCTTGACAAACCAGGAGAGTGGCACAGTGCAGTGCTGCAGTTTCTGCAGTCACTGTAA